CGTTCAGCGGCCCGCCACCGGGACCTATGCCGGATTGTCGGCCTTTGTGCAGCGCTGGCGTATCGCTCCTACCGCCACGGAAAATAAGACCGGCGCGATGGGTATGGTGACTATTGATGTGGAAGACCAGCTGATCCCTATTTTCCAGTTTGGCGTCTTTTACAATCATGACCTCGAAATGCTCCCGGGCGCGAATATGACCTTCACGGCAGGTGCCAATGGCATAGGCAGAATCCATACGAACAGCAATGTCTATATGGCCGAATCGGGCTCCAGCGTGAGCCTCACGGTCAATGCACCGATCACATCGGCCGAGAATCTCTATGCGTATAGAAAAGATGGCGGTTCAACCAACCACAACGTTTATATCAGCAACGGCCAGGGTTCTACCCCCTTGCTTAACATCGACAGCACTTCAGCCAACTGGACCACCCAGTCGCAAACCACGTGGCTCGGGCAAGTAAAGACAGTAGACCACGGCATCACGGCGCTGAACGTGCCCATGCCCACGTCAACAGGCCAGCCGATCGACCTCGTGGGCACTGGAACAGGAAGCCTCTACCAGAGCGCGGGCCTTCGCATCGTCGACGGCGTGGCAAGGAATAAGAGCGGCGCTGCCCTGGATCTCCGCTATTACGACGCTACTTATAAGGATACGCACGGGAACCTTATCATCGACCCAGGCGGGGACGCCACCCATAATGTCAATCCCCTCACAACGGGCACTCTGTACGATTACCGACAGGGCGGCGTGCAGAACACGTATGATCTCGATTTGACAAAGCTCCAGAACAGTCCGGCTGCGATGGCTGCGCTTAACAACCCCCCTGCTTCCTGCGATCCCGGCATTCTCTACGTGTCCTCTACGTCTTCGACAGGTTCCAAGGCAGTACGGCTGGAGAACGGCGGAAGCATCCCGGCAACAGGACTCACGATCGCAACCAACAACCCTGTGTATGTCGAGGGCAACTACAACACCGCAAACAATCCCTCGGCCATTGCGGCAGACGCGGTCACCGTACTCTCGAGCAACTGGAGGGATACGTACAACTCGGGCACAAGTATCAGCAGCAGAACAGCAGCTGCGACAACCGTAAATGCCGCATTCATGGTTGGGAACAAGGATACAGCCGGCAGCCAATACAGCGGCGGGCTCGAGAACCTCGTACGTTTCCTGGAGAACTGGTCCGGCGTCAATTTCACTTACAGGGGCTCGCTCGTCTGTCTCTGGCAGAGCGCTCAGGCAAACTCCAACTGGCCGGGGACCGGAACCGTCTACAATCCGCCGAACCGGGTCTGGTCGTATGGTATCGATGTGAATCACCTGCCGCCGGGTACACCTCGCGTGCGGTATGTGATGAAGTTAGGCTGGCGCGTCGTAACCAACTGACGGCAATTCGGTTTCAAGCGTATACCTTCGTTATCGCTGCGTCGTTCTTCCTTGACGTACTATAAGTACGCCGGCGTCGAACTCCTCGCTGCTGCCTCGGTCTCCATCTCGAATCCGAATTGCCTCTAGCAGTTGCATCTTGAGCCTCCCATCCGAATCCAAATGCCACAAAGCCTGCTACTTAGCAGATATTAAGGACAGGACGGAAGGACCTTTTCGGAGCGAACGCAGCGGAAGGGCTGGGGAAGGTGCGAGCGGCCTATCCGCGCCTTGAAAGGCCCGGTCCGCCGTGCTACGCTTATTTCCTGATTTGTGTGAGTGTATGAGCTTACTTTCCGTTTCAGATCTCCACACGTATTTCTACGCCAACGGTACCATAACGAAAGCCGTGGACGGTGTCGATTTCGATATCGACAAAGGAGAAATCTTCGGCCTCGTGGGTGAGAGCGGCTGCGGAAAAACCATGACGGCGCTCTCCATAATGAAGCTGGTACCGCCTCCCGGCAGGATCGTGAAGGGAAGAATTCTGTTTGAGGATGTGGACTTGATTTCGCTCTCCCGCAAAGAAATGCAACAGGTACGCGGAAACAAGATGGGCATGGTTTTCCAGGAACCGTTGACGTCCCTCAATCCGGTACTTCGTGTCGGTGACCAACTCTCGGAAGGCCTTATTGTACATAAGGCACTTTCAAAGGAAGAAGCGAAGCAGATCTCCCTCGACCTCTTGCAGAAAGTGGGTCTCGATAAACCAGACAAACGCTACCTGCAGTATCCCCATCAGCTTTCCGGTGGGCAGCGGCAGCGAGTTTTGATTGCGATAGCCATCGCGTGCAATCCGTCCCTTATCATAGCAGACGAACCAACAACAGCGCTCGACGTCACAGTTGAAGCGCAAATCCTGCGCCTTCTCCAGCATGTGATCTCCGAATACCACCTGTCAATGCTTTTCATCACGCACAATCTGAATATAATTAGACGCACAGGGAATTCGATAGGGATCATGTATGCCGGAAGGATGGTGGAGAAGGGAAGGGTGAAACAGTTCTTTGAAGAGCCTCTGCATCCTTACAGCAAGGGGCTCCTGGATTCAATGCCGCGATTCTCGCACGACCGACGCAGGCTGAAGGCCATTCCCGGTGCAGTGCCGCGGCTATCCGACCTGCCTTCAGGATGCAAGTTTAACCCAAGGTGCCCTTACGTGATGGATAGGTGCAAGGTAGACGAGCCACCTATGTATGCGGTGCAGGAAAGACTGGTGCGATGCTATCTGTATCAGAACTGAGAAAGACCTACGAAATACGAAGAACCCCTTTCGCTGTGCATAAGGAGGCGATACGCGCGGTGAATAACGTCTCTTTTGAGCTGGCTAAGGGACAGACCCTTGGGCTTGTGGGAGAGAGCGGCTGCGGCAAAAGCACAGTAGCAAAATGCGTGACGATGCTCGAGAAGCCCGACGGGGGACGCATTTCCTTCATGGGGCGCGATTGGATCAACATTCCACACAAGGAACGAATGCCTCTACGCAAGGAAATGCAGATCATATTTCAAGATCCTTTTTCCTCTCTCAACCCGAGAAAGAGAGTGTTTGCTGCGATTGCCGAACCGCTTCTGGTCCACCGCCTAGTAGCAAAGAAAGCCTTGGTAGAAAGGGTTCGCGAGTTATTGAAAAACGTCGGGCTCGACGAAGACTTCCTTGAGAAGTTTCCCCACGAGATGAGTGGGGGGCAAAGGCAGCGCGTGGCTATCGGCAGAGCCCTGGCAACCTCTCCTTCCTTCATCGTAGCCGATGAACCTGTCTCGTCACTCGATGTTTCCGTGCAGGCTCAGATAATCAATCTCTTTCTGGATATACGCGAGCGACTGGGTATTTCCATGCTTTTTATCTCTCACGATCTCAATATAGTGAGGTTTATTTCCGATCGTATTTTGGTCATGTACCAGGGCGTAGTTGTCGAATCGGGAGAGACTGAAGAGCTCTTTTCAAACCCGCTGCATCCGTACACCAGGGTACTCATGCATGCGTCAATCATGGCGGAGAATAGCGGCGAAGAGGAGGGCACACGCGAGGGAGATTGTTGCGTCTTTTCAGGGCGATGTGGCCAAAGAAGAGAGATGTGCTGCAAGGAGACGCCTTTACTCGCGGGGCCGTCTAACCATCGCGTTGCGTGTTTCCTTCACGAGAATTAGAGCTACAGTTCGGCGCGGGCCCTCGAGTGATCCAGGCCCCCTGGTGACGGCAGGTCAGAAAAGCGTACGGCATAATCCACTGACACGCTACAACCCAGAAGAATTCGTACAGAATCACCCAGAGAAAATCAGAGTCCTTTTCGTTGCGGTAGTATATGAGACTCATGGTCACGCCAAGCAGCGTGAGCATTACCGCATGACGGAAGAACCACAGTGGGGTAGCCACCATCAACAGCACGCAGCTCTGCCCAATGAGCAGATAGGGTATCACAAGAGTTGAAGCGACCAGTACCGAATTGATCCGGAAACCCCAGACGTAATCGGGACGAAACCGTTTAAAGAGATAGGTAAAGAGAAATAGAGTCTCCCGTATGTTGCTCCGGGCCCACCGGAGGAACATTTTCGACATGGCCACATAGGTAGTCGGCATTTCGCTCCATACGACAGCATTAGATTGGAAAACCGCGTGGTAGCCCTGCGCCGTGATGAGGTTTGTCAAAGCACGGTCTTCACCGGTTACACAGGGGGCTCCCATGAATGTCTGATTGATCCATCTGGAAAGGACCGACCTGACGGCCTTTGCCCGGTAGATGGAAAGTGCCCCTGGAGTGGTAAGCAACCCGCGCAACTCGTTCTGGTAAGCTCTTGAGAAACCAAACGAGAGTGAGAAGGAGACCTTGAGGAAACGGGTTATAAGACTGTCATTGCGGTTCAGCACCTTAACATTGCCGGCCACACAGCCAATTTTTTTATCGCGTACCAGAGCGCTGACTCCGTTTGTAAACGCATCGCGCTCCACAATGCTATCGGAATCAACAGTGATCCATATCTCACCCCGGGCCTTGCAAAAACCCGCATAAAGAGCGTTTCTCTTGCCTTTGTTTTCAGGACTTCGAATAGTGAGGACATCGATGGGCGCTTGGCGGGCAGCCCTACGGATGTGCTGCCATGTGTCATCAGTGCTCCCGTCGTCGACGACAATTACCTCGAGTCTGTCCCTCGGATAAGAACAATGTGTGGCGGACAGGATGGATTCTTGCACGAGAGCACCCTCGTTGTAAGCAGGGATGATCACGGAGACAAAGGGCAACTCGCTCTCCTGCACAGCCGGCAACGGACGGTAACGGAGCCAGAGATAGACACGCCATACCATAGCCGCGTAATGAATCAAGCCATAGCTTGTTAAAGAGAAAAGCCAGAGAGTGCCAAAAGGGGTATCAGGAACCAGCCTGAAGAGCGTGGTGAAAATCCCCGACCACCAGGCCGCAGCGAGAACTGAGGCAGCGGCAAAAGCGATCGCACACTTCGCCCAGAGCTCCCACCGTGGGATACCCGAAAGGCCCGGCCCCGAGTACCGAAGCGTAGAGCTGTGCACGAGTCTCAGGGGAGGCGAAAATGGAGTAGAGTTGGAAGAAGGTTCGGGCGCGCCGTGCTCAAGACCAGATGATAGCACTCTATTCCTCCCACAAGATGCAGTTCTCGTGCCGCATCATCCGGGAGGTGCACAGGGCGCTTGTGCGGTCGCTCCTTGCCATACACGCAGGAGCAACCCTTGCATCACCCGGCAACCCTGCTGCCATAGCACTGTACAACAGAGCTTTAGGCCAGTGGCTTTGCGTCCCATTCTTTCGAATGGTTTGCCTTTATCAGGTTCGTAGTTGTTTTCGGACTATCCAAAAAAAACTTGAGATGCGCAGCCCTATAATATTCGCCCGGGAAAAATCTATTTAAAACTTATGCGGATGCGCCGATAACACTAATAAGTCACGTGTGGCACTGATGGTGCGCTTTGCTTAGAGTCTTTCTTTCGGTTAAGAATTCACCCACCGATTTCCTTCCCGTTCTGGAAGGACACCAGGTGGACGTGCACAATGGCAATGGAAGTCTCCAGCAAAAAGTAGTTTCCGGCAATTACAACCTTGTGTTGTCGGATGCCGATTCTTCAGTGGTGCCGTCCATCAAGCTCGCAGATCCAAGGGTGGAAGTAATTCTGTTCGGCCACAATGGTGAGGATGGGGTCGAAGCGATCAGGGAGGGCGCCTGGGCTCATTTTCCAATACCCCTCGATCTCGACCGGCTTAAGGCGGCAATCGACGACATAGCCGACATGTTCGAGGTAAGGAAAGAGACTGCGCGCCTCGAAGAACAACTTGATTCGAAGTACACGTTCGCAGGCATTGTCGCTAGAAACCCGAAGATGCTGGAGATCTGCTCCTTCATAAGAAGGATAGCACCCTATTTCAAGATGGTCACCATTATGGGTGAGACCGGAACAGGAAAAGAGATTGTTGCCAGGGCCATCCACAGCTTGAGCGCAAAACAGAAAGATCCGCTGCTCGTGTGCAATTGCGGTGGATTCGTCGAGTCCCTCATCGAGTCTGAGTTGTTCGGCCACAAACAGGGCTCATTTACCGGCGCAATTAAGGACAAGGTCGGCCTGTTCGAGGCTGCCGGTGAAGGCACCCTCTTTCTCGATGAGATAGGGGAACTCCCTCTTTCATTTCAGCCTCACCTGCTCAGAGTACTGCAGAACGGAGAATTCAGGCCGGTCGGAAGCAGCCAGGTGATACATGCCAAATGCCGTGTAATAGCTGCAACGAGCAAGAACCTTTCCCATGAGGCGAAGAACGGCAGGTTCCGGGAAGACCTCTTCTACAGGGTCACGCCCCTGGTAATCACAGTCCCTCCGCTTCGCGAACGTAAGGACGACATACCGCTGCTCTCGCGCTTCTTCCTCAATAAATCGAATGCCGCCACAGGAAAAAAGATCGTGGGCATCTCGAGGGCCGCCCAGGCTCTCCTGATGTCGCATGACTGGCCGGGCAATGTGCGCGAGCTGGAAAATGTTATCGAGCAATCGGTGATTCTTGCGACAGAGTCGTTCATAAAGGTGGAACATCTGCCCGCCTATCTGCGGGAGTCGAATCACAGGCGTTCTGCCTCAGGCTCATCTCTTGCCGCCGTCATAAGGAACCACCTGGAGGCGACCCTCGCTGCCTGCGATGGAAATAAAAGCGAGACAGCGCGAAGACTGGGTCTGAGCAGGCGCGCGCTCTTACGCTGGATCGAGAAATATAGCATAACTCAATCAGCAGAATGAGCGTCAGAGCATGATCAACCGGACAGCCGAAAACGCCCAGCATACCAAAAACGGCCACACGCTGTGCTCTGCGCACTCCGGCAATCCAGGGGGCCTCTAATTTCTGGGGTTTGCGTCATGAGGACAGAGCGAAAGCGGCCCGAGATGATCATGGTCGAAAAAGCAAGACAGGCCAAAAACGCCCAGCACTGTTTATCTCGTAAGGAGGTCCCATGTGTGAAACCCAGCTGTCATGTGGAGTTACAGACTTGATAGCGTTGGCATACGCCTTGCATTTTACCCGGCGATGGACGCATGTTCACAAGAGATTCGGAAAACCAATTATAGGGGGAGGGAGGTGAAAGAAAGCTACCAATCGGCAACAAAGGAATTTATAATCAAAAATCCCAGGAGGAATGCAACATGAAGATTAGAAGAGGCACGAAAGGTTTTACCCTGATAGAATTATTGATCGTTATTGCAATCATCGGTATTCTCGCAGCCATCGCAATTCCAGCATACACAGGATACACTGGCAGGGCAAAGATTGCAGGCGTTGTCCATTCCATGGGCGCCATAAAGACGGCAGTGTCAGCCTATTTTGTCGAGAATGGCTCAACTCCAGTGGCAGCCAATGTCGCTGCCATCAAGACCAATTATGGTATCGACGTGGCTGCACAGTATGCAGCATTCGACGTGGCTGCTGGTGTCGGTACCTGTGGCGTCATAACAGCCGGGATAGGCACAGCTAAAGGGGCGCTGAATGACGTGAACACTGACGTCAACGGCCAGACACTCACGCTGACGCCGGACGGGACCTGCAAGACCTGGACTTGGGGTGGATCAGTACCTGTCTCCTATATGCCGAAAAGCTAGTTAGCGTTCTATTACTTTGAAGGGGGCTTGATGCCAGGCCCCCTTTCTTTGGCATGCGAGGAAAAAACGATAGTTATAGTAGTCGGACATGCTCATCGCGTTCCTTGCGACGAGCATGTCTCTTGCTATGCGCGGGGGCAACGCCCACGCCTCTGCTCAGAATGTGTGGTAAGATGATGGATACGTGATGAACATAGCCCCGAACTTGCTTTTCTTTGTGCTGGGCGCAGTGATCGGCAGTTTCCTCAACGTCTGCATTTACAGACTCCCCAGAGAAAGATCTATCGTAACGCCGGGCTCTTCATGCCCGCACTGCGGAGCACACATAGCCTTCTACGATAATATACCCTTCGTCAGCTACCTGGTGCTGAAAGGCAAATGCCGCCACTGCGGTGCTCGCATCTCGTTGCAGTACGTCACGGTCGAACTCTTAACCGCTCTGCTGTACGCGGTTGTTTTTCAACTCTATGGTTTCTCGCTTGACCTCGCGGTGATGTTGCTCTTTGTCTCTCTTCTGATTGTCATATCTTTCATTGATCTTGAGTTCAAGATTATTCCAGATGTGCTCAGCCTGGGAGGCGTGATGGCGGGAGGTGCGCTCTGCTTTTTCAGGTCCACTTTCAATTATGTGGACGCCTTACTGGGAATAGTACTAGGTGGAGGCATACTCTGGGCCATTGCCGCTGGCTACGAGTTACTGCGTAAGCGCGAAGGCATGGGCGGGGGAGACATCAAGCTCCTGGCCATGATCGGCGCATTTTGCGGCATAAAGGGGGTCCTCTTCGCTCTTGTTTTCGGCTCCTTATTCGGCACCCTCGTCGGTATTCCAGTGATGCTCATCAAGCATGAGGACACGAAGTATGCCATTCCCTTCGGGCCCTTTCTCTCTCTTGGAGCGCTCTTCTACGTCCTGGCAGGTAACAGGGTGATGTATGCCTTCCTCAGTCTCATGTCGCCGCAATGAGCCTCCCTCTCGAGGGCTTACCCTACTCGAACTGCTCGTTGTCCTGATAGTCCTTGCTGTCTGTGTAACGCTCGCACTACCGAATCTTTCGGGATGGATCGAGAAGTACACGGTATGGAAGGCAGCGCGACAACTGGTGACCGACCTGCAGCTGGCGAAGATGAGGGCGGTTTCTCATGGGGTGCAACACAGGGTAGCGTTTGATGCTGCACACGGGTCATATATCATAGAACAGGGTAACGCTTCGAAAGGATCAACCACGTGGGCTCCTGTCGGCGTTGTCCGTGATCTCTCTGGCCCGCAGAACCCCCACTACGCTAGAGGCGTGATGTTATCCACGAATTTTACGGATCACGTGGT
Above is a genomic segment from Syntrophorhabdales bacterium containing:
- a CDS encoding pilin; the protein is MKIRRGTKGFTLIELLIVIAIIGILAAIAIPAYTGYTGRAKIAGVVHSMGAIKTAVSAYFVENGSTPVAANVAAIKTNYGIDVAAQYAAFDVAAGVGTCGVITAGIGTAKGALNDVNTDVNGQTLTLTPDGTCKTWTWGGSVPVSYMPKS
- a CDS encoding prepilin peptidase translates to MNIAPNLLFFVLGAVIGSFLNVCIYRLPRERSIVTPGSSCPHCGAHIAFYDNIPFVSYLVLKGKCRHCGARISLQYVTVELLTALLYAVVFQLYGFSLDLAVMLLFVSLLIVISFIDLEFKIIPDVLSLGGVMAGGALCFFRSTFNYVDALLGIVLGGGILWAIAAGYELLRKREGMGGGDIKLLAMIGAFCGIKGVLFALVFGSLFGTLVGIPVMLIKHEDTKYAIPFGPFLSLGALFYVLAGNRVMYAFLSLMSPQ
- a CDS encoding glycosyltransferase; translated protein: MLSSGLEHGAPEPSSNSTPFSPPLRLVHSSTLRYSGPGLSGIPRWELWAKCAIAFAAASVLAAAWWSGIFTTLFRLVPDTPFGTLWLFSLTSYGLIHYAAMVWRVYLWLRYRPLPAVQESELPFVSVIIPAYNEGALVQESILSATHCSYPRDRLEVIVVDDGSTDDTWQHIRRAARQAPIDVLTIRSPENKGKRNALYAGFCKARGEIWITVDSDSIVERDAFTNGVSALVRDKKIGCVAGNVKVLNRNDSLITRFLKVSFSLSFGFSRAYQNELRGLLTTPGALSIYRAKAVRSVLSRWINQTFMGAPCVTGEDRALTNLITAQGYHAVFQSNAVVWSEMPTTYVAMSKMFLRWARSNIRETLFLFTYLFKRFRPDYVWGFRINSVLVASTLVIPYLLIGQSCVLLMVATPLWFFRHAVMLTLLGVTMSLIYYRNEKDSDFLWVILYEFFWVVACQWIMPYAFLTCRHQGAWITRGPAPNCSSNSREGNTQRDG
- a CDS encoding ABC transporter ATP-binding protein, which codes for MSLLSVSDLHTYFYANGTITKAVDGVDFDIDKGEIFGLVGESGCGKTMTALSIMKLVPPPGRIVKGRILFEDVDLISLSRKEMQQVRGNKMGMVFQEPLTSLNPVLRVGDQLSEGLIVHKALSKEEAKQISLDLLQKVGLDKPDKRYLQYPHQLSGGQRQRVLIAIAIACNPSLIIADEPTTALDVTVEAQILRLLQHVISEYHLSMLFITHNLNIIRRTGNSIGIMYAGRMVEKGRVKQFFEEPLHPYSKGLLDSMPRFSHDRRRLKAIPGAVPRLSDLPSGCKFNPRCPYVMDRCKVDEPPMYAVQERLVRCYLYQN
- a CDS encoding prepilin-type N-terminal cleavage/methylation domain-containing protein, whose amino-acid sequence is MPSSVSCRRNEPPSRGLTLLELLVVLIVLAVCVTLALPNLSGWIEKYTVWKAARQLVTDLQLAKMRAVSHGVQHRVAFDAAHGSYIIEQGNASKGSTTWAPVGVVRDLSGPQNPHYARGVMLSTNFTDHVV
- a CDS encoding oligopeptide/dipeptide ABC transporter ATP-binding protein: MLSVSELRKTYEIRRTPFAVHKEAIRAVNNVSFELAKGQTLGLVGESGCGKSTVAKCVTMLEKPDGGRISFMGRDWINIPHKERMPLRKEMQIIFQDPFSSLNPRKRVFAAIAEPLLVHRLVAKKALVERVRELLKNVGLDEDFLEKFPHEMSGGQRQRVAIGRALATSPSFIVADEPVSSLDVSVQAQIINLFLDIRERLGISMLFISHDLNIVRFISDRILVMYQGVVVESGETEELFSNPLHPYTRVLMHASIMAENSGEEEGTREGDCCVFSGRCGQRREMCCKETPLLAGPSNHRVACFLHEN
- a CDS encoding PilX N-terminal domain-containing pilus assembly protein, whose translation is MKQQIEECQRSGARTGALRCLEWVANRMPNLKKGMRRPTGDEKGMVVMLVLILIITLSLLAAAANRNVVTDVAIASNHLGSVQAFYAADAASQYGYNQLWQQLQLINPNTASITPPALAGYTISYSGASFVQAIGNRVQRPATGTYAGLSAFVQRWRIAPTATENKTGAMGMVTIDVEDQLIPIFQFGVFYNHDLEMLPGANMTFTAGANGIGRIHTNSNVYMAESGSSVSLTVNAPITSAENLYAYRKDGGSTNHNVYISNGQGSTPLLNIDSTSANWTTQSQTTWLGQVKTVDHGITALNVPMPTSTGQPIDLVGTGTGSLYQSAGLRIVDGVARNKSGAALDLRYYDATYKDTHGNLIIDPGGDATHNVNPLTTGTLYDYRQGGVQNTYDLDLTKLQNSPAAMAALNNPPASCDPGILYVSSTSSTGSKAVRLENGGSIPATGLTIATNNPVYVEGNYNTANNPSAIAADAVTVLSSNWRDTYNSGTSISSRTAAATTVNAAFMVGNKDTAGSQYSGGLENLVRFLENWSGVNFTYRGSLVCLWQSAQANSNWPGTGTVYNPPNRVWSYGIDVNHLPPGTPRVRYVMKLGWRVVTN
- a CDS encoding sigma-54 dependent transcriptional regulator encodes the protein MLRVFLSVKNSPTDFLPVLEGHQVDVHNGNGSLQQKVVSGNYNLVLSDADSSVVPSIKLADPRVEVILFGHNGEDGVEAIREGAWAHFPIPLDLDRLKAAIDDIADMFEVRKETARLEEQLDSKYTFAGIVARNPKMLEICSFIRRIAPYFKMVTIMGETGTGKEIVARAIHSLSAKQKDPLLVCNCGGFVESLIESELFGHKQGSFTGAIKDKVGLFEAAGEGTLFLDEIGELPLSFQPHLLRVLQNGEFRPVGSSQVIHAKCRVIAATSKNLSHEAKNGRFREDLFYRVTPLVITVPPLRERKDDIPLLSRFFLNKSNAATGKKIVGISRAAQALLMSHDWPGNVRELENVIEQSVILATESFIKVEHLPAYLRESNHRRSASGSSLAAVIRNHLEATLAACDGNKSETARRLGLSRRALLRWIEKYSITQSAE